CATCCGAGCTTCTTTACTGGAGCTTCCTGAAGAAAAGGGCAGGACGTACGAGGCCATGGGTGTAGGCACTTAACATGTATTCTTCCTCGCAAATGATGCCAATGTAAGTCCCATATGCTCAAGAGTTTGGTTAGGAAACTACCAGTGAGAGCAAAAGAAATGTAACTTTAAATAAGGGTTGTGtggatatatataattatgattcATGTCAAGACgtgcaaaatatttttggaatcAATGGCTTACATCTATTTTGCTGCAGTTATTGGCAAGGGTGCTGAATTAAAGTTCCCGACAAATTTGCTAATGAGTGATATCGTTGCTTTCTTTAACAATGAGAACTTTTCAGTCAATGGTGTTTACCTTGCTTCTAAAGATTGATatcatcttttttgttttggatcattgctattttttttttccagatattATTTGAGCTCTTGGTTAAAGGTGAAACTGCCCAAGGAATGATAAAAGCAAAAGACTTGGTTTAGGCAAAGTATATGCTATTCAGAGAAAAGTTTACTCTGACCCATTTTGAAGGTTCATCGAGAATATACTTCAGGCTTACCCTACTTTAATAGGTTTTTTTGTCTGTATGTTTCTGATAATCGATCATGTCGAAATAAAAAAATGGTTATAAAAGTGGACTCTCAATCCCCAACCCAAGCTGAGTAGTACCGAAGTGGAAAGTCACGAATCAACAATACCTAACCAGTAGCTATTAGATCAATATAAACCCAATAATTGTTATATTCTTACTATAGAAAACAAGGAGTCCACCCAATATATTATGCCAAAACTTCAAAGCACCCTAACCATATTACAAGAatcttaaacttttaaaaaaaatcataactaaTCGTACTTTACAATCACTATAACGTTTTTGTTTCAGATACGAACCACTCACCACCACCCAATCGGGCAACCCAAAGAAAAAACAGTCCATTATACAAAGCATAATATGGTTAAACAATAGAGAACTTATCTTTGAAAACAACACAGATTATAAGGCCACAACCatggatattataattttttttaaaaaaaaacatggttaACAGAAACAACTATTGCAAACAagcaaaatatatgttatcaCATATAATCCTTCGTGAcctaatattttctaaaagacaaaaatCAATATCACACATATTTTACAAATGCAAACCaaaaacacaaaccacaaaatcataaaaaaaattaataacctagatcacaagtaaagtatatcccgcccgtaAGTCGGGCCaaccctagtatatatatatatttaatcttgtgtttttgttatattttcgtTGCATATACATTCACCTTCAAGGTGCTCTTATCAAAAAGCTTGCATATATaccatttaatttatttttaattttggatttattTTTGGTATGCATCTCTAATGTTGTAGTTcaatgtattaatatatttggatATAGTTAAGCAGAATGTGGGATGCACAGCAAGTATGGGACCATGTGAAAAAGGTAAAAGCTGTACTACCAAATGCAAGGTTACGATTGGACAAATAGCTAATGGCTACTGTGACCGCAGCACTTGTGGACTTGGAGAGTGTGTTTGTGTCTATCCTTGTCCACCTCCTAAGACCCATTTGTGATTTGTACTTCGAAATATTTCACTTCTTCAAAACGTATAAGCTGGAATCTAAAAGTTTAAAgctcaatgttttttttaaagctcAAGGTTATTTGTCGAAATATTTGATAgaatcataaaaataatatcacCATTTTCATTCAAGTATTACAATTTAATTAAACCTTTTCTAAATCATCTCACATTCATAACTTCATTTTCACATATTATGATGGAAACATGTTGGACCTCACccatatgtatatgttatagttCTTGAATTTGGTACATCTCTACTCTTACTCCTTACCTATTCTCCAATATTCTATCAGGGTCACCCCTGAAGAGAACTTTATTGTTCTACACTGCTGCTCAGAATGGCGCCTCCAATTTTCagtctatatatatttttagatcaTCAACACAAGTCAATATCTTCGGATGGGAATGATATCACTCAATGGCGCCTCCATTTTCAGGATGCtaattaaaaaccaaacatGGAGCAGAAAGTAATGTAAGTATCCCCAGAAAACAAGGAAACTTAACACTTAAGTGCTTCTTGGAACTGGTGTTTATTAATCACTCCCAATTAATCAATCACagatttcatataaatatatccgCATTCCAGCTTCATTCATGATTATCACAGAATTCAAATAACGGGGTCAACAAGat
This genomic stretch from Brassica napus cultivar Da-Ae chromosome C9, Da-Ae, whole genome shotgun sequence harbors:
- the LOC106445388 gene encoding defensin-like protein 172, which produces MAKTASTFVHPIIFLVMFALVKQNVGCTASMGPCEKGKSCTTKCKVTIGQIANGYCDRSTCGLGECVCVYPCPPPKTHL